A window from Mycobacterium saskatchewanense encodes these proteins:
- a CDS encoding cysteine hydrolase family protein, translating to MGLDDPYTRPSADTAALVLIDVQRDFYADDAPMRIDGTSAAIPAMAKLARAFRGRGLPIVHVVRLYQADGSNADLARRRSIEQGARYAEPGSPGSQIAPELLPHAVDLDHELLLAGGFQQVGPAEHVMYKSRWGAFYDTGLDGHLRQTGSDTLVFAGCNFPNCPRTSIYEASEREFRIVLVSDAVSGLYGRGADECRAIGVHVRNLPETLDWLAA from the coding sequence ATGGGCTTGGACGACCCTTATACGCGCCCGTCAGCGGATACCGCCGCGCTGGTGCTCATCGACGTGCAGAGAGATTTCTATGCAGATGACGCCCCGATGCGGATCGATGGTACGAGCGCGGCGATTCCGGCGATGGCCAAGCTGGCACGAGCCTTCCGCGGGCGCGGGCTCCCTATCGTCCATGTCGTGCGGCTCTACCAAGCGGACGGGTCGAACGCCGATCTGGCCCGCCGCCGATCCATAGAGCAGGGCGCGCGGTATGCCGAACCGGGCAGCCCCGGGTCGCAGATCGCCCCGGAATTGCTGCCCCACGCCGTTGATTTGGACCACGAGTTGTTGTTGGCCGGTGGGTTCCAGCAGGTCGGACCCGCCGAGCACGTGATGTACAAATCGAGGTGGGGCGCCTTCTATGACACCGGCCTTGACGGGCATCTACGCCAAACCGGCAGTGACACACTGGTTTTCGCGGGTTGCAATTTTCCCAACTGCCCGCGAACCTCGATCTACGAGGCGTCTGAACGCGAGTTTCGCATCGTCCTGGTTTCCGACGCGGTTTCGGGCCTGTACGGCCGCGGGGCCGACGAATGCCGGGCCATCGGCGTGCACGTGCGGAACCTGCCGGAGACGCTGGACTGGCTGGCGGCCTAG